GCGGGCGGCGCTTGCATCTGCCCGAAGTGCGACTATCGCAGTGCGCATCGTGCGGGCATCCCCTGCCAAGACGAGCGCTGCCCCGATTGCGGCACCAAGCTGCTGCGCGAGGGCTCTTACCACGACCAACTGCTGCAACAGAAGCGCCAACACTAGGGTCTGGCCACCATGCAAGTTTATCTGGACTGCTGGCCCTGCTTCCTGCGTCAGGCGCTGAGCGCGGCCCGCCGCGCTGGGGCCTCGGCTGAATTGCAGCGCGCGATCTTGGAAGAGACCATGACCGCCTTGCGCGAACTTGGCAGCGATGCGACCCCACCGGAGATGGGCGAGCGCATTCATCGGCTGGTGCGCGAACGCGCGCGGGCACCCGACCCTTACCTGGAGGTGAAACGCGAGGCCACTGGACAGGCTCTGGCCCTGCTGCCGACGCTGCGGCAGAGGGTTGAAGAGTCCGATGATCCTCTCCACACAGCGGTGCGCATCGCCATCGCCGGCAACATCATCGACCATGGTGTCGCCGAGACCTTCGACTTGGAGGCGACACTGGAACGGGTGCTTCAGGCCACGCCGCCGATCGACGATCTGCAGGTGCTGCGCGAGGCGCTGGAACGGGTGGATGACGTGCTGTATCTGGCCGACAACGCCGGCGAGACGGTCTTCGATCGTGTGCTGATCGAAACGCTGTCTCTGCCCGTGCGCTATGCCGTCAAGGCCGGCCCGGTGCTAAACGATGCCACCCGCGAGGAAGCCGTCGCCGCCGGCCTGGACCAGGTCGCGGAGATCATTGACACTGGTTGCGACGCCATGGGCGCGCCCTTGGGTCTGTGCTCGCCAGACTTCCGCGATCGCTTCAACCGCGCTCGGCTGATCATCGCCAAGGGCCAAGCCAATTACGAGACGCTGCGCGGGGTAGATGCGCCCATTTGCTTCCTGCTGCAGGCCAAGTGCTCGGTGATTGCCGGGGATATCGGTGTCCCGACGGGCAGCGTCATCATTCAGGCGAGCGCCGCGCTGTATGATGCCGCTTCCTAACGCTCATGGTCACGGCCACCCCGGAGGATGAAGCCTGTTGATTCACGGTAATCGCTCTGACAGACACAACAAACCATCCGCATCAAGGCCAACAGGAGATTCGCTGATGTTCATCGTGATCAATCGCGTCGCTGTCGTCGAGGACTTCGCCGAGATGTTCGAGGACCGGTTTCGCCACCGCGCGGGTCAGATCGACAAACAACCGGGTTTTATCCGCATGCAGGTGCTCAAACCCCAGACGCCCGACACGCCCTATCTAGTGCAAACCACCTGGCATGATCGCCAGGCGTTCGAGGCGTGGGTCGGCTCGGAGGATTTTAAAGTCGCCCACGGCAACCCGATGCCAAAAGAGGCCTTTAGCGGTGAGGGCAGGATCGAGATGTTCGAGGGGATCATCGATTCCGAGGTGGCTGACTCGCCATGACGACGTCGAAGGATCAATCGAGCCCCAGATAGGCCAGACAGTCGGCGGACAACTCCTGTCGACAACGACTGAGAATCCGCGCCTCCTGATCGCCGGTCAGCTGGGTTGTGTGATCGCCGGTCTGGCCTTTGCGGATGAAGCCGCCGGGGCGAAACATCGGACTGCCATCGGCGTTGCGCCCGGCGAAGCGCTGGCTGTTTGCCTTCATCCAGGCGAAGGAAGACAGCTGCACGGTTTGCTCAAGCGTCTGTGGCGTCACGGGCCAGCCGAGAAACGTGGCGATCCGTTCAATTGCGCCCGGCAGGTCGGCCTTGAGATCGCTGTAGCGCAGCATCAGCAGGTTGTCGCGCTCGCGCCGAGGCCACCAGCTGCCCAGATTACGAAACCAGGCGCCGAAGGCGAGCCAGTCCTCCACATGGACCTCCAGACTCGCGGGTCGCTCCAATCCGTGAGCGGCGAGCGCGCTGTCGGTCATGTCCATCAGGTGATGGTAGAAGCTGACGCAGCAGTCGCGCGGATCGCGCACCGTCAGAATCAGGCGTGCGATCTCGCGGCCCGGGGTCTGCTCCCAGGTACAATGGGTCTTGAACAGCCGCGGATCGGGGCGCGCTGCAAAGCCCGCCAACACCTGTTGCCAGGTTTGGGGCGGACGCTGGCGTTCCAGCCAGGGCACCACCGTATCGATGTCCTCGAAGGTGTCATCGCTGCCGGTGCGCAGTTGATGCAGAATCTGCTGCATCCAGGTGGTTCCGGCCTTGGGTGCCGTGGTGATCAGCACATCGCTCGGGCGTGCCTGAAAATGGGCGAGTATCCAGGGATCATGCAGCGGATGGGGCTCGCCCCAATGTGCATCCGGTGGCGCGTCGGATGGCTCGGGCCGCGCCAAATCGATTGTGCCAACGGATGGCTGCGTGGTCATGTCATGCGTTTCCTGAAAATCTGAACAAGCGTATCACGCAGAATCATCTCACGGAGAGACCCTATGTGGGACCAACGCTTCGACCGTGAAGACTATCTCTACGGCACCGAGCCGAGCCAGTTTCTCGCGGCCCAGACGGAGCGCCTGCGCCCCGGACAGCGAGCTTTGGTCGTCGCCGATGGCGAGGGGCGTCATGCCGTCCATCTCGCCGCGCTCGGGCTACGCCTATGAGCAGGGTGCGGCCTTTTAATAATGTGATTATCCGAAACAGGCGGCACCGAATTGATCAATTCGCTGCCAAAATTGCTGCCAGCGCCCGGTCGTTTGGCTCAGCGCCCGCGGGCTGAGTACAATCCCGGCGCCTTTGGTTTTCCAGCGCATGCCCGATGCGCAAAGTCGCTGCTTGACCAGCGTCTTGCAGGCGGCTTCAGTCACCCCTGAACCGATGGGAAGATGCTCGGCGAGGAAACCGGGGTAGTCCATCTGGTGGCGATGGTTGGTGAAATAGGTCCAAGCGCGGCGCACGCCTTCGCGAACCGCTTGGGATAAGCCGCGTTTCTCCCCCAATCGTTCGGCCTCATTGATGAGGGCATCAACGGCGTGCGGATCATGCTTGAGCCGATGGGCCTGGTCGTGGCGGTATCGCTCCCGCGCGCCCTGATCTTTGCGTGCCGGGTAACGGGCTTGAGCGAGCAGGGCCAGATACTCGCTGGCATGATAGAAGTCGATGAGTTGTTGCTCGGTGTGTTGGGTCAAAAATGACCAATTGGCAGCGGCCCCGTCAGCGATGCCGATGAAGCGCGCGTCAGGGTAATGCTGTTTGGCGGCAGTGATTTCGCGGGTCAGCCGTTCCGTGAAGGTCTGTTTGCCGTATTCGGGCGCGGCGGCCAGGTAAATGGTGTGCTGACGCTCCCCCGCCGTGTCGTAGAACGACAGCGCACCGACCATGGCTTCGCGATACCCGCTGCTGTCGGCCATGGGAATCATGGCGCCATCCAAGCTCACGGCCACCGTCGTGATCGCCTGCGCCAACGCGGGCAGTTCATACGTCCAGGTTTCTTCCTTCGCCATGGCGATGGTGCCGACCCATTCGCCGACATGCTGGATATAAGAGCGCGCGACGCAGCGTCCGTGATTGTCCGCGAGATCGCGTTGCACCGAGCCCGCATTGAGTTGGGCGTACTTGTGACTGATCTGGCGGGCGAACAACGGCGTTGCCCCGCGCACGATGCGCGCGGCGGTCTCCAGCGGACAATAAATCCGCCCGCCACGCGAGGTCTGATAGACATAGCGCTCGACGCTGACAGGCCCATAAGGCGTTTGGTATTCCTTCGGATCGCGGGCGCGCGCAGTCAGCTTGATGTCGCCCACGCGAATCGGGCTCCCGTCGGTATCAAAACGCCCCAGTGCCTCGACTGTCGCACAGCAGCCAACTGCGTTGGTCGCCTGCTGAATCTGCTGTTCCATCTCCTGCAAGCTGCCATGCAACGGCAGGCTCACTTCGATGGTGATCTCTTCCCCCGAACGCCGGACAACCGTGGCCATGATCGCTCCTCGCCTCATCATTTACAGAGACTTAAAGCATACTCCTCGAAATAACATCTTGTCGAGGCCGCACCCTATGAGCATGCCTTCGCCAAGCAGTGGAACGCGATGAAGGGCTACCATTTCCTGATGCGTCTGGCGCACCTCATCAACACCCTGGCGCGCTTCTCCAAGCAGCTGGCGGCGCTATTCGTGCAGCTTGGGGTGCAGGCCACCATCGGCTTCATCCGCAATACCCTCACCGGCCCTTGGCTCGACCCCGCCGTGGTGGAGCAGCGCCTGCAGCGACCGTTTCGATTAAGTCTGCTCTGAGCTCACTGCCTGCAGTGAGACGACCGCTTGCCCATCGCGCAGGCGGCGGCTTCCTATGGCCAACCAGTCCTCAAGCGGCTATTTCCGCTTCGGAAGATTCCGTCACAAGGGCACCAATGTTGGGTTTTCACCTGAGTCGGCGCAAAAACACTCGCCATCCCTCGCTAAGCACCTCGGTCTGGAAAGTCGTGCGTCAGGGCTGCCGTCGCGGCGCTACGCTTGCCCCCCAAAGAATTCTTCTCTTAAATGCGCAATCTGGTGCATGCGCTGATGCAAAATGGTTACGATACCTGTCAAGTCCCCGCAGATGGGTAGCCCTTGGGCCGGTTCGTTTGGCCCCTGACCGCATGCGCTTTTTGAATCTTTGTTGGTGGAGATCCCTTCCATGTCCGCAATTGCTGAACAGTTACCTTTCGACGCTGAGGCGTATCTTGCCTGGGAGGAGGAGCAGCCGGAGAAGCATGAGTATTTTCAAGGTGAGGCATTTGCCATGGTAGGGGCGCGGCAGGAGCATGTTTTGGTTTCGTTGAATTTTGCCGCTGCGCTCAAGCAGCGCTTGCGTGGCGGCCCTTGCCGGACCTATGTCGCGGACATGAAGCTGCGGGTGGCGGCGGCGGATGCGTTTTTTTATCCGGATGTGATGGTTTCTTGCGATGCCCGTGATCATGCCGCAGCGCTTAGTCTGGAGCATCCGCGTTTGATTATTGAGGTGCTCTCGGCGCGGACCGAGGCCTTTGACCGTGGTGCGAAGGCTTCGGCGTATCGCCTGTTGCCGTCGCTGCGCGAATACGTGGTGGTGGACATTGGCGCACGC
Above is a genomic segment from Thiorhodovibrio litoralis containing:
- a CDS encoding ISKra4 family transposase, with the protein product MATVVRRSGEEITIEVSLPLHGSLQEMEQQIQQATNAVGCCATVEALGRFDTDGSPIRVGDIKLTARARDPKEYQTPYGPVSVERYVYQTSRGGRIYCPLETAARIVRGATPLFARQISHKYAQLNAGSVQRDLADNHGRCVARSYIQHVGEWVGTIAMAKEETWTYELPALAQAITTVAVSLDGAMIPMADSSGYREAMVGALSFYDTAGERQHTIYLAAAPEYGKQTFTERLTREITAAKQHYPDARFIGIADGAAANWSFLTQHTEQQLIDFYHASEYLALLAQARYPARKDQGARERYRHDQAHRLKHDPHAVDALINEAERLGEKRGLSQAVREGVRRAWTYFTNHRHQMDYPGFLAEHLPIGSGVTEAACKTLVKQRLCASGMRWKTKGAGIVLSPRALSQTTGRWQQFWQRIDQFGAACFG
- a CDS encoding ferredoxin, with the translated sequence MPKQQRHNMGAGGACICPKCDYRSAHRAGIPCQDERCPDCGTKLLREGSYHDQLLQQKRQH
- a CDS encoding sulfotransferase domain-containing protein, producing MTTQPSVGTIDLARPEPSDAPPDAHWGEPHPLHDPWILAHFQARPSDVLITTAPKAGTTWMQQILHQLRTGSDDTFEDIDTVVPWLERQRPPQTWQQVLAGFAARPDPRLFKTHCTWEQTPGREIARLILTVRDPRDCCVSFYHHLMDMTDSALAAHGLERPASLEVHVEDWLAFGAWFRNLGSWWPRRERDNLLMLRYSDLKADLPGAIERIATFLGWPVTPQTLEQTVQLSSFAWMKANSQRFAGRNADGSPMFRPGGFIRKGQTGDHTTQLTGDQEARILSRCRQELSADCLAYLGLD
- a CDS encoding Uma2 family endonuclease — encoded protein: MSAIAEQLPFDAEAYLAWEEEQPEKHEYFQGEAFAMVGARQEHVLVSLNFAAALKQRLRGGPCRTYVADMKLRVAAADAFFYPDVMVSCDARDHAAALSLEHPRLIIEVLSARTEAFDRGAKASAYRLLPSLREYVVVDIGARRLEVYHRTDQGDWHLRDCRPGDGACRLESLELELPFTEIFEDLPPLGSEPEAE
- a CDS encoding antibiotic biosynthesis monooxygenase family protein codes for the protein MFIVINRVAVVEDFAEMFEDRFRHRAGQIDKQPGFIRMQVLKPQTPDTPYLVQTTWHDRQAFEAWVGSEDFKVAHGNPMPKEAFSGEGRIEMFEGIIDSEVADSP
- a CDS encoding damage-control phosphatase ARMT1 family protein, with translation MQVYLDCWPCFLRQALSAARRAGASAELQRAILEETMTALRELGSDATPPEMGERIHRLVRERARAPDPYLEVKREATGQALALLPTLRQRVEESDDPLHTAVRIAIAGNIIDHGVAETFDLEATLERVLQATPPIDDLQVLREALERVDDVLYLADNAGETVFDRVLIETLSLPVRYAVKAGPVLNDATREEAVAAGLDQVAEIIDTGCDAMGAPLGLCSPDFRDRFNRARLIIAKGQANYETLRGVDAPICFLLQAKCSVIAGDIGVPTGSVIIQASAALYDAAS